In Lycium barbarum isolate Lr01 chromosome 9, ASM1917538v2, whole genome shotgun sequence, the DNA window ACAATAAAATAATATTCATTGACAAACATTAGTTGGAGAAGACTTCGAAATGACAATTCTCTAACCCCAGCATGCTCATGTATATTTATGCATTCAATCGCTAACCTATTTTTAAAATCTCCGAACAATCTACAAAATATATTTATTGGGAAACTTCTTCTCCCAAAAGGCTAACAGTAGCTTcatatttctcatgaagaacCGCCAAACATTACCATTTCATTGGGTCGTATGTGAATCCAGGTTAGTCGGACGAAAAATGAATTCTCATGTATGAGCTCAAGAGATATGTAGAAATAGACTTCTGGAGGGCTACTTAAGCCACTTTAGTTGAAATTAGAAGGACGGAAGCTGTCGGATATTGCTCACTCCTACTATAACTTAACAACCAAAAAGCTTTGTGTCCCCTTCagaaatactaaaaataaacTTAAACCCGacctttatttttattattataacAAACATGCGCTAAGGGCCTCATTACATATATATAGGAGGGGTACTCAATAATTGAACCAATTTAGAAGCAACCATAAAAAAGGTGACACTAATGGGATAAAGGTGCTAATTTGGCCAAGTACTTTTGGTTACTACTTTGTAGTGTCCTAAGCTCATCAACAAAGGACTTCAAATTCTGATCGGATGAACCACCTTCCGCCACTGCTTCGGCCGCTTTCTTCTTCCAATTCAACGCGTTCCCTTTCATCTCCGCCGCCTTAGGACCACTCGTGACATCACGCAAAGACTGTTCAACTTCGTCCCGAGGAACAACCCTATTCTCTGTCACACCTCTGGAAAGTCTTACTCCTATTTTGAATTCATCCACTAAGTACTTAGCATCCGTTACTTGATCGCCCCATTGTGGAAATGCCACGATGGGGACTCCGTTTGCGATGACCTCCATCGATGAATTCCATCCACAGTGAGTCAGGAAACAGGCTAAAGACGGATGTGCTAAAACTTGTTCTTGCAAACACCATTCCACAACTTTTCCTTTATCcccaactttttccaaatagCCTTGTGGCAAGACTACGATGGGGAAGGACGAGTTTTTTCGGGGTGGCTTCATGATCCACAAGAAATTTAGCCCCGAATTCAATAAGCCATAGGCGATTTCATCAACTTGTTCTTGATTCGGAACAACAATACTTCCGAAAGAAATGTATACAACAGAGGATGGTGGCTTGGAATTGAGCCATTTAGTGATTGAGCTATCAGCCTTCACCAGGTCAGCACGAACATCTTCCTCGATTTTTGGATCATCGACTAGTAGTGGACCGACGGTCTTGATGGGTAAAAAATTGGACATGTAGTCCACCACTTCTTTTTCGAGCTCATCGAATGATTCGATGAAAATCCGAATAGGTTTAGAGAGGTAACTGAATTGTCTCAAAATGGCATTTGCTAAGACAGGAAATGGATTTGATGGTAGCAAGAAGCTAGGAAGTTCATCCCACTTGAGAATTGGCATGTTAGGCAAATGAACATCAATTTTTGGATTTGATTCATTTGGGAAAGGTGTAAGATTGAAATGATAGTGATAATAAGCAGAGAAACTAGCACAAGATTGGACCCAAAGGACAGCACAAGGTATACCAAGGCTATCAGCCACATCACATACCCATGGAATAAATGGATTGTTGATTAGACATGAAACAGGACGCCCTTTCACTTCGTTTTCTTTTAGCATTGCAGGGAGCACTTGTCTCCCTACAGCTTCGAGATTCGCCATCTCTATCTCGAGCTGGCAATTCTCTTTAGGCTGAGTGTATTCCCAACCATCGAAGAACTCGAATCTAATGAAACCATCTCCATAAGGAGTTGGCTCATCACTAattatgttgttgttggctgctctTATATCCTTGCCAACACATTCAGGTGCGCAAAAGCTAACTAAGACACCATTCGAGGCGAGGCGTTTGCCAAGTCGGAGCAATGGATTGACATGTCCTTGACCAGGAAATGACATTAGAAAGACATGAATGATTGAATCCAAATTGGTACCTTGAGATCCCATTTTTCAATAGTGATTACTGATTAGCTATAATGAAAATCTAGCAGCCAGAGAAAAGGAATATATAGCAAGTGGTGTTTAGTCTTTCTTTATTAGTGAATAAGTACTTTATTGTTCGTTTCTATGTGCGCGTGCCTTGTACGCTGCGTTATTAATAGTATAATGTTTCATCGCATCTTGGCCCTAATTAATCAATCATCCAAATACATTGTGAATGTatctttatatacatatggtttTGCAAACATGATAGTTTATGGATGGAGTTAGAATTTTGTATTTATGAGTTCtgaataaaatatttatatatataaagtaaatttttaatataaatacATGGTGTAAGTCAAAGTTATTGAATTCTACCGATTTGCAGATTGTGTTGGCTCTGCCCCTACATGCTACTATCATATTTTAAATTATGTGAACTTATTTGATTGGGGAAAAACTTACCTCATCTGGTGTTTACACCACACTCATAGATGCATGACATTTGTTTACTAGTAGACTATTGTCATTTTAAAAAGGTATTCTTACCCTATTAAATCACTTAGTCATGATAAGTTAATATAGTTTGATATAAATACTAGTGCAAATAAGTAGTTGCATTTGATTGGGCTCAGAGATTGAGAAAGAACGAAACATATTATTCGATACTTGTGTTCTTAAATATTTTATAGTATTTATATGATTATAATGCTTTTGAATGTTAACCATGTAATAATATTTGTGTGGGTggatttatttaattttattggAGATAGGAAATGTTGTAGTTCAAGAGAGTAACGTCAACAATTAAACTGATAAAACGTTGATAGCTTAGGAGAAATTTTAGGTATTATCTCGACAAAACACAATTAGACTATTAATTCTAGAAGAGGAAAATGTAAAAATTCCTGTCACATTCTTCTAATACTACTACATAATAAATTATATTAATGTTTTAAAACGACCTCGGAATATACCAAAGAGTAGAGCCAGAAAACGAATAATTGCAATGTAACAGAAGTTCCAtacctctttttattttttttttaaaaaagccgAAACATTTTTGCTGTAATTAGACTAAGTCAAATTATTTTTATAAACATttagaaaaaattattttctaaacaAGCGGAGACGGTTGACAACAGCTATCAAAAGTCACTACATAAGTGATTACTGTTAATCTAAAAATCCCTAATTAAAAATGGGAAATTCACTAAACAAAGAGAATTCACAGTCAGCTTTCACACGTTTAGTAGTGTGCATTAACCCTAACAAGATATATAAATTAGTCAAGGAAAAAAGTGATGATAAGTTATTCAGAGAATTAGCAAAGATGATGAAGTGGGTTAGATGTCCCAATTGCAAATTCTACATTGAACGTTTCAGTGGATGTGATGATATGTATTGTAGGTATGTTTTCTCTTGttcttattttttgtttaacAAGGGCATataagtgtgtgtatatatatcatACGAATTTCACACCGAGCTTTTGATATATGTGTCCCAGTTGTAATTCAAAGAAGGAGGatactaaaaataaaaaataaaaaataaaaaataagaaaaaactcCTTCCATTTGAAAATGCAAAATTTTCGATTTTATAGTTTTGATTAGAGAGAATTTCTAAAATTTAAACTCGTACATACCTCCTTAATGGTTTCAATTATTTGATGAACATGTTTATATTTATCTAAGGGGACAAGTTTCTTCTTATGTATTACTATtactttttttcttctattttatgTGTCAAAACTACactgttttgttttattttattttattttcattggATGTGAGTATTTAATCCGTTCATGTTACTAAATTTTATAAAGTTTTATCCAGATAAACCATGAAGAAAAAAGTACGAAGTGTATGTTTTCTTAATCGTTGTTTTACTTGTGCAAGTTTTTTATATATGCAGGATCAGAAAGGAAATAGCAAAATTGACAATCGCATGCGTCtaaatttatatattatataagaGCTAATCTCAATCTTTTGTCGTCCTCACATTGTAAAACAAAACTTTTGATTGGTTGCTACTTACACATGGCTGTTGCTGCCTTTTCCTTGTGTcccactttcttttctttttttggtagGAGCCTGTCCCACTTTTAAGTTTTAACATTCAATTGTTTTTTTCGGCCCATTTGACGTGGACCCTGCAGTATTTTGTCAATTTGTTTTAGCTCCTTACGCTCTTTAATTCATATGAAGAATTAAATTCATTTTTGAGATTCATTTAACAAATTTAGTTTtttcttaaacttagtttaaAACTAAGCTTAAATCACCACATTTAACTAACATAAACTTTGGCAGCATGAAATATCACGAGTGAAACTAAAACttaataaataagaaaaaaaaatctatttctgTCTATAAATAAGGAAATCATATACTCATAAATTcataaaaatgtcaaaaaaaaaatcaatttatgATTTTcaccgagtcataattatttaaTAAAAATTAGATCATGTTACTTTACAAAATGTCGAGTCACTTGCATCTCTTTGATATTTCATAATTCTCCTACCAAACTTCCTTCttcataaataattttttgtttaaaaattatCTAATTAAGTGACTAAGAAACTTTAATACTTAAGAAGACTTATCAACAATACATATTTAACATGCCGCTGAATTATATTAATTATGCAATAAAAAAATATGATATAAATTAAacctttttaattaaaatattactacttttatatcttgagtttgggcccgggcttagcacgggcctcgtgTAACTAGTATTAGAATAAGCCAGCAAGGAGATTTTTTGTTGTACAGGATAGTACTGTATCATTTAGTGGTGTATTAACGAGCGTATTTAGAATTTAAAATTTATGGGTTTCTACAATGATATTAAAGTAACAATTAatgaaaatttagcaaacaattaatgaaaatttagcaaacaataGAAATTTTATACTTCCTTTATCTCAATTAATGTGACATTTTTCATTTTTACAGAGTCAAACAAGAAAATCTTTGACCGTGATTTATTCATATgctctttaaatattttaaactgttaattattgtgacttataatacCTTTTatttagtttctaaatatgtaaattattttgcaAAAAACTTAAAAATTGTATGTACGAATTTACGGTCAAAATAAAGAAACTTGACTCTTGAAATAAGAACTATATCACATAAGTTGGAACAGAGGGAATATATATTTTGtgaatttttttaatataaatacaCAATATTTAAGTAAAAACTATTAAATTCACGCGAACTCATTGATTGAAGGCTAAATCCGGTCTGCTTTTTCGAGTTCATACACCTTGAATTTTGATTATTCTGCAGCTTActtagagcttgtttggatggacttattttaagcagcttataagttgcaaacaacttataagctaaaaacaaaaaagttggggtagcccaccttatttttttggcttataagctgtttgcagcttataatcTGCTTTAGATAAAGTaagtcaaacgggcccaattatttttttgagcttattttaagcacaaagtgactttaagctggttagccaaacattcaaaaaagctgaaaacaacttataagcaacttataagctaatccaaatgggctcttaaTAAATTCTCTTATTAGCCGAAGAAATGAGATCACTTGCCCTCTTATAATTTGAATAGAAGAGAATGactttttcagatctcttatgtgtttttttccagatctcttatgtgttttttttccagatctcttatgtgtaaaaaataaagATCTCTTGTAAAAGAGTTATAAAATCAAAAAGAGTTTGTAAAAGGCTAAAAAACCAATTTTCCtagctttttccttttttttttttaattaaccgGATGAAATGATATTGGATTTTGTCATAAAAAATGCAGATGTGGCACCCACTTTTGCTGCCAGTGTGGAAGAAAGACGAATAGATGTTCTTGCACGGAGCATTGCTCTGACTAATTACGCGTTATAAACAGCCATTTTCAAGAAATTGCATGCTATTACTGAATGTGTCATCTAAGCAAATTACATTGTACTTTTTTTattggcaaaagtcatagatagctcCTAAACTTTGCCACATTTTCCTCTGAGATACCTAAATCGAGGGTTGTACCTAGACCAGTCCAAATTCGATCCTATTGGGTACCTTTTTCACAATAATTAGTAAAATTAGGAGAGTGTATTACACTCTCCGTGACGTGACAACTTTGTCAAATGAAAACATGACACGTGGCGGTGGGGGGGTCCATCATAATAATTAAAAACTAAATtatacaacccccccccccccccccaattttcaTCCtcttcgccccccccccccccaactgcAACCAACCTCGCCCCCCCTCAACTGCAACTAGCCGCCGCTCCCCCACCACTGGCCGCCGCACCACGACCCCCAACCGCCGTCCCCCCACCCCACCAATaatttatttcctttttcttctcttATTTAGGTCTATCAATGTCTTTATAAGACCCACCAACCTTTAATGAAAGGTGAGATGAAAAAAAAGTCATAGTAATGGTAAATCTTCATTTTTTCCGGTGAACAAGATGGTAATGTTACTTTTCAGAtctaaaaaggacaaaaaaaaatggTGGTAAGAAATAACATCCAATTcacaaattaattttatataaataattaaaagaaatgaattgttataatgaagaggaaggagagaaaaaaaaaaaaaggaagaagaagaagaagagaaaaaaaagaacGTACAGTGGGGTGCGGGGAGGTGGGTTAAATGAATTGTTATaatgaagaggaagaagagaagaaaaaaaaaaaggaagaagaagagaaaaaaaagaaggcaAGAACGTACAGTGGGGTGCggctggggggggggggatgtgggttactttttttattaatttatctattaaattttatttaaaagaagTAAAGTTTTaaccagaaaaaaaaaaggatgaaagGGCTGTCACGCGCCCAACAAAAAGTGTAATTAATTGCTGCGCCACGTAAGCGCCACATAGGCAAAAGGTACCCAATAGGATCAATTTAGACTGGTTTAGATacccaataggtacaaccctCGGTTTAGGTAGCCCAGAGGAAAATGTGacaaagtttagggggctatctatgacttttgccttttTTATTCCTTGCTTAAACTTACCaagtttttgtgtgtgtgtgtgtgtgtgtgttttttttttcttttcatttttcattaattCATAGATAAATCATCTCATTAGAGATAAAACGAAAAGTTTAGAATTAAAATATTATAGAAAGATTTATTATTTTTGGaattggccaaaaaaaaaaaaatcacataaattgggatagaaaaTGTATTATTTATGAGTTAGATGGAATTGAAGTTATTATGTTCCTTTAGTAGTTGATTAAATTGAAAAAGTTTTAGAAAGAGAAGGTCctacttctctctagaaaatcACATAGCCGTTAAATAAAATATCCGTTACCACCGAAGCATCTCCTTCACCAAAACGATGGGGTCGCCGGCAGGTGACCCTCAGTCGACCACACAgcaacaaccccccccccccccctattccAAGAACAACCTATTATCAAGGAGCCCATAGTAGGTAGTTCATACGCTGCCAGTCTATCGGAACCTCCAAACCTTACAAATCGAAATGACCCAAATCAAATAATTGCAAGAAGAACGACTCACAACGGGATGCCAACTTTGGTATTTAGACATCGACATTACCATGGGGTAATGACAAATCCTTACAGATGGACAATTGTTAGAAGATTCCTGAAATCAAGACCCCAAATTGATACGATTAGGTCAAAATTTGACGAGAAATTCGCGATGAAGGGCACTGTCAAAATTGGGGTTTTTGATAATTTCAACATCTTTCTGACCTTCAACAACGAAGCAGACTTCAATGGCATACTATATAAGAGAGTGATTGAGATTGAAGGTTTTCAAATCTGGTTGCAAAAATGGACTCCTAACTTCAAGCCTGAGGAGGATTTACCGATTGTGCCAGTGTGGGTACTGTTACCAGGTTTTCCTTTTCATATGCACACATGGAATTATACTAAACAAATTGTTGCTGCAGTAGGTATGCCTATCGAAATTGATATGGCTACTAAAACGATGAATAGACCTAGTATGGCTAAGATCCGAGTTGAAATTGATTTAATGAAGCCTTTAATTCATAATATCTGGATTGGTACTGAGGATGACAATGAACCTCTTAAAGGttacactcaaaaaattgaatatgaaaatattccTAAGTATTGTAAGCATTATAAGAAATTAGGACACAATCTGATGGAATGTCGTGTGttagaaaggaaaaaagaaaatgaaaagaaaaaagtgGAAATGATGAAACAACACACCAATCCAAAAAAGGATGTGCCTAAAACAGATGGAAAAGAAAATGTTCCAAATGGGAAATATGAGGTACAGAGCAGAGGAAGAGATCAAAGACCCCTTCCAGACTTGTTCAGGAATAGACCAAGGGGTAGAAGTGAGCCTCCTAAGGTTTTTAAGCCTACATGTGCTGTTTTTGGGATTGATAAGCCTATGCCAATATCTGGAAAAAAACAGAATGAAAAGAATGCTGAGAATGATAAGAATGTTGATCATAAACTGGTTGAGATGGAGCAAAAGAACCAAGATGACTCTAATCATGAAGAGACAAATGAACAGCCTGGTCAGAATAAGGAGAGTCTACACAAAGAAATAGAATCTCAAGGAATTCCAAAAGAGAAGGTTGACAATCTTGATAACACTGGGAAAGATCAGCAAGAAGATCAACCTATGAGGCAGACTGTTATGATCAATAATCCAAATGAACTCACGGTTGATTTGCTCGAAGGTAAATGGCAGGAATTTGGGAGCAAGAAATCGAAAGCAGATTAGGGAAGAAGAGAAAAAGCCCAAGACAAAATGGGAACAATGAAAAATATAATATCATGATTACCCAGAATAGCTTTGATGAACTTATGCAGGAAGATGAAAATTTCAGTGCTAACATAAATGAGGGTGATACTAGTAAAACAACAGAAGAAATAATCAATGGCAATGAGACTAACATAGATGAAAACGATGAATGGGCTGATAAAGAGTCTTCTGAGGAAGAGAATAGATCAGATGACTCTGAAGACATGGAAAGTGAAAGTGACGAAGAAGAGGAATCAAACAGTGAGCAGGAAGAGCATCAGAAGCAAATAGAAAAACATGATATGCCTGCTAAGAATAACAAGTCTTCTATGAAAGAACATAATGGGGAAAAGGAAGTGAATCAGAAAGAACCTCCTAAGACAAGGAGACAAATGAAGAAATCACAAGATCATTCCAAAAGAGGTTTAAATGATCAAGATTCTTAATTGGAATATTAGAGGCATGAAATCCCATGCCTCTAGAGAAAGGGTAAAGTTTTTAATCGCTTCACATAGAATTCAACTTATTTCTATACAAGAGCCTTTCATAAAGGAAGATAAAATTGAAAGATACAAAAAGGAATTGAATATGCATGAATGTTTTTCCAACTGCAGCAACAAAATTTGGGTTTTTTGGGCTACGAGCATTAAATGCTCTATTTATGCTAATGAGGAACAGATGGTCACTTGTAAGATTATTGATAATGATAAGGAGTTATATTTTTCAATAGTCTATGCCAAATTTTCTAGTAAAGGGAGGGAAGAATTATGGAACCATATGAGAATCGTTGCCTCTACTATTAATGCACCCTGGGCTGTTGCAGGGGATTTTAATAGTATACTTGATGCTGAAGAAAAAATTGGGGGAAATCCCCATAGACTAAGCAAGAGTATTCCATTCATGGAATGCCTCAGTGATTGTGGTTTAAGAGATAGTGGATATACCGGACATGTTTTTACCTGGTGCaatgagagaaaagaaaagaatgtaATCTGGAAAAGGTTAGATAGAATGGTGCATAATGAAGAATGGGATGATCTTTTCTCAAGTACTAATGTACAACATCTTCCTAGAGTTGGATCAGACCATTGTCCCATATATATTACCATGGATAACCCTCAAAATTCTTATGTCAAGTATTTTAGATTCCTTAATCTCTGGGTTGAATGTGAAGGCTTCCAGGAAGTTGTCAAATCTAGTTGGAAATCTCACActaacactacaaaaaaaaacagcgtttagtgacggacgtattccgtcgctaatcaacatatatctgttgctaaacatgtgttgcgacggattagcgacggaatgtcgtctgttacgattttgcgcgttgctaacctattagcgacggaaaaatgaaatccgtagcaaacttagcgacagagtagcgacgtatgagatccgttccacattatagcaacggattattttgttgctattgttatgaattccatgactaatttcatatttcatttcgtcGTTTTAGTAAATTAGCGATGAAAACCATTGTTGCTAATCCGTCGAAAAATATTTGAATTATTTGTGCCTACATTTAGCGACAATCTGTAGCCTACTGTTTTCCCTCTAGCAACGACCAAAATCGGTCGCAAATCTGTCACAATTATTTTTcttccgatttttttttaaatacacctgttgaaacatactaaataaaaagtaataaatacccttaaaaataactgacattcacataaaataatatttataaaaaagattcaaaatagaTAGCGGAATCCTAATCGTTAGGTCCAAAACACCGACAACACCAAGCTATCAACTACCAAAAGAACCCACACATCCATCAAGTATTGTTAGTGCATAATTTTGttctttccaacaaaaagcaGATAACATAAAAAACTAATGCATGGGTGAAGGACTACGATCATTATTAGAAACTAAAGGATCAACATCGTCAACGTTAGCAATAGTAGGAGGAGACACTATGGGTGTCACAACTGATGGTTTGTTGATAGGAGTATTTGGATGATGTGATGGTGAAAAAATCACTCCGCGTGCCTTCTCAATAAATAAAGGAAGCAAGCGATCAGTCAGTGTAGGAATCAATCGCATCACTaactcctccatattttctgtCGGTGCTGATTGAGAAGTTGAAGGTGCTGCTGATGCTGAAGATTAAAGCCAGAATTGACGCAAAGATTCGACCCATAATAACTTTGTCCTtgagatccaagaccatatattcttcTCTTCCTTGTTCCCCCAACAGCTTCGTAATATGCTTCACATTGATCAATATCAGACTGAGACTGTGATTTTTCCCGTAATACTTCTTGATATCTTTCCTGTAATAAGTAGTGAAATTAAAACATCAAGAATACTAATCATTCAATTTTtaccaaataaaaagagaaatgaattCCAAAGATAAGGGAGCAGATATTTATCCATTTTTCGTTGGAATTGAAGTCTCATGATGACCAACGAAAAAGAGTTTCATACAACTTGGATATAAATGATCATATACACTGTCTCATAGTCAAGTAACAGAACATGAAAACAAAGACAATTAGAGTTCCTAAACAACAAATGTAGTATCAtgttcaaaataagaaaaatatttaaAGTAAGCATCTGAGTATCAACATGAGGCAGCTCTTTCCAACAACCTTAGACTAGTAGTTTTTGACCTTTGAACTTGCTCAAGTATAACAATTTTATCTCCAGCCCAACATCAACTATTCTATAGTAAAACCGTAGCaacatatatacaacaacaattCTCCCCAAGTAAGGCATCATAATGTGGCCATGAATAAGTGCAGCGGCTTATCTTTATCACACCAGTAATTATGACAGTTCAGCATCTAGCATATAGCAAGTGTTCTCAAGATCAGCATCTAGCATTTTAgtatttctgcactgcgtttttATATTTCTTGCACTGTATTTTTTGCTGCATTGCGTTTCTGTATTTCTGCACTGCAGTTTACTATTTTCTAAACTGTGTTTCAGCATTTTTGTAGTGTTGTGCTTCAGCAGTGATTTTTTTATGCATTACATATTTGTATTTCTGCACTGTATTGCAGTTTCAGTATTTTTGCACTGCATTTTTTGCATTTTCTGCACAACTTTTTCAACATTTCTGCacaatttttcagcatttctgcacagtttttcagcatttctgcactgcgttttaGCATTTCTGCACGATTTTCTAAACTGCGTTTCAGTATTTTTTTAGTGTTGTGCTTCAGCAGTGATTTTTTCTGCATTGCGTATTTGTATTTCTGCACTGCATTTTCCGCATTTCTGCAcaggtttttcagcatttctgtacTAAGTTTCAGCATTTTAGTACAGTATTTTTAGCATTTTTGCACTGCATTTCAGCATTGCCACACTTTTTGATAAAGCAACTTCATGAAGGCCACACCTTTTGACAGTTAAGGCTTAGTTCAAAATGGAACAACAAGTAACAGCAAGTAACCTTATAGCACAAGTAACCTTAGTTCAAAATGGAACAACAAGTAACCTTATAGCACAACAGTTCCAACACCAAGATATGTAGGAGCTTAATTCATCAG includes these proteins:
- the LOC132609333 gene encoding gallate 1-beta-glucosyltransferase 84A24-like → MGSQGTNLDSIIHVFLMSFPGQGHVNPLLRLGKRLASNGVLVSFCAPECVGKDIRAANNNIISDEPTPYGDGFIRFEFFDGWEYTQPKENCQLEIEMANLEAVGRQVLPAMLKENEVKGRPVSCLINNPFIPWVCDVADSLGIPCAVLWVQSCASFSAYYHYHFNLTPFPNESNPKIDVHLPNMPILKWDELPSFLLPSNPFPVLANAILRQFSYLSKPIRIFIESFDELEKEVVDYMSNFLPIKTVGPLLVDDPKIEEDVRADLVKADSSITKWLNSKPPSSVVYISFGSIVVPNQEQVDEIAYGLLNSGLNFLWIMKPPRKNSSFPIVVLPQGYLEKVGDKGKVVEWCLQEQVLAHPSLACFLTHCGWNSSMEVIANGVPIVAFPQWGDQVTDAKYLVDEFKIGVRLSRGVTENRVVPRDEVEQSLRDVTSGPKAAEMKGNALNWKKKAAEAVAEGGSSDQNLKSFVDELRTLQSSNQKYLAKLAPLSH
- the LOC132612132 gene encoding uncharacterized protein LOC132612132 codes for the protein MTNPYRWTIVRRFLKSRPQIDTIRSKFDEKFAMKGTVKIGVFDNFNIFLTFNNEADFNGILYKRVIEIEGFQIWLQKWTPNFKPEEDLPIVPVWVLLPGFPFHMHTWNYTKQIVAAVGMPIEIDMATKTMNRPSMAKIRVEIDLMKPLIHNIWIGTEDDNEPLKGYTQKIEYENIPKYCKHYKKLGHNLMECRVLERKKENEKKKVEMMKQHTNPKKDVPKTDGKENVPNGKYEVQSRGRDQRPLPDLFRNRPRGRSEPPKVFKPTCAVFGIDKPMPISGKKQNEKNAENDKNVDHKLVEMEQKNQDDSNHEETNEQPGQNKESLHKEIESQGIPKEKVDNLDNTGKDQQEDQPMRQTVMINNPNELTVDLLEGKWQEFGSKKSKAD